The Geothermobacter hydrogeniphilus region TCACAAGCATTACAGTCCGGCGGACTGGGACGATTTTCTGCAGGGTCGCGATCAGGTGATCTGTGAACGGGTGATGGTCAGTACCGGAACCGGCGAGTCTGATTTCAACCAGTTGCAGAAGATTCTGGAGGTGCATCCGCGGCTGCGGTTTGTCTGCATCGATGTCGCCAACGGCTACGCCGAGGCCTTTGCGGCCTTTGTCTCCCGGGTGAGAGAGGCTTACCCGGACCGAACCATCATTGCCGGCAACGTGGTGACCGGAGAGATGGTTGAGCAGTTGCTGCTTTCCGGTGCCGACGTGGTCAAGGTCGGTATCGGTCCCGGTTCTGTCTGCACCACCCGGGTCAAGACCGGGGTCGGTTACCCGCAGCTCTCGGCGGTGATCGAATGCGCCGACGCCGCCCACGGCCTCGGTGGCCGCATCATCTCCGATGGTGGCTGTACCTGCCCGGGAGATGTCGCCAAGGCCTTCGGCGGCGGCGCCGATTTCGTCATGCTCGGCGGCATGCTCGCCGGTCACGATGAGAGCGGCGGGGAACTGGTTGACCGCGACGGGCAGCAGTACAAGCTCTTCTACGGCATGAGTTCGACGACGGCCATGGAAAAATACGCCGGCGGAGTGGCCGAGTACCGTTCCTCGGAAGGGAAGGTGGTCGAGGTTCCCTATCGGGGGCCGATTGCCGAAA contains the following coding sequences:
- a CDS encoding GMP reductase, translated to MRVETDLKLGFKNVLIRPKRSTLKSRAEVVLEREFRFLHSGQQWRGIPIIAANMDTVGTFEAAEVLAGFGLLTAIHKHYSPADWDDFLQGRDQVICERVMVSTGTGESDFNQLQKILEVHPRLRFVCIDVANGYAEAFAAFVSRVREAYPDRTIIAGNVVTGEMVEQLLLSGADVVKVGIGPGSVCTTRVKTGVGYPQLSAVIECADAAHGLGGRIISDGGCTCPGDVAKAFGGGADFVMLGGMLAGHDESGGELVDRDGQQYKLFYGMSSTTAMEKYAGGVAEYRSSEGKVVEVPYRGPIAETIRDILGGLRSACTYVGAGALRELSKRTTFIRVMEQENQTFS